The Mangifera indica cultivar Alphonso chromosome 12, CATAS_Mindica_2.1, whole genome shotgun sequence DNA window AACGGTAGCCATGGATGGATTTCCCTTGGTGGAGTTGTTCTTGCCATAACAGGCAACGAAGCAATGTTTGCTGATCTGGGTCATTTCAATGTTCGAGCAATTCAAGTAAGTGGGAGATCTAAAATGCTTTTCATTACAACAAACACAAAATTCTACTCAAATTGTCAACATGGGTTTATTTGCCATTGATTTCTGAATTGTACTTAAATTCATCATTAAATTGCAGATCAGTTTCTCTGGTATTGTGTTTCCAGCAATTCTACTAGCTTATATTGGACAAGCGGCTTACCTCAGAAAATTTCCTGAAGACGTGGCGGACACATTTTATAAATCATGTCCTCGTAAGTATAGTTTTCGGCATCGAAATTTTGCCTTTAATCTGATAGTATGAGTCTTAATAAAACTAGATATGTAATGTTACGCAGATCCAATATACTGGCCAATGTTTGTGGTGGCTGTCTGTGCGGCTATTATTGCCAGCCAAGCTATGATTTCTGGGGCATTTTCAATTGTCACTCAATCGTTGAGTCTGAGTTGTTTCCCCAGAGTTAAAGTTGTTCACACTTCAACCAAGTATGAGGGACAAGTTTACATTCCGGAAATCAACTACGTTCTTATGATTGCCTGTGTTATTGTCTCTGCAGGCTTCAGAACCACAGACAAGATTGGAAATGCATATGGTAAGCTTCAAATCGGTACTTTGCAATTTGCATTACGATGAACATTTGTTTGATAtcttattaaaagaaattactTTTGATGTAGGAATTGCGGTGGTGACTGTGATGTTGATCACAACACTTATGGTTACATTGATAATGCTTGTGGTATGGAAGATAAGTATCTGGTTAATTGCTCTTTTCTTCGCGGTGTATGTGGTGGTTGAAGGGGTTTATCTGTCATCTGTTctctacaaattcaaacaaggaggctATCTTCCACTGGCATTTGCATTAGTCCTGATGATTATTATGGGAATATGGCACTATGTTCACAGACAAATATATGTTTATGAGCTCAACAACAAAGTTTCCAGTGAATACATCAGAGATTTGGTTTCGGATCCGAAAGTAAATAGAGTTCCTGGAATGGGACTTATATACTCTGAACTTGTCCAAGGCATTCCTCCGATTTTCCCTCACTTTCTCGCCAACATTCCTTCCCTCCATTCGGTTGTTGTCGTCATTTCTATCAAGTCCTTTCCAGTTGGCAAGGTGGCATTAGACGAACGGTTCTTGTTTCGATATGTTGAACCAAAGGAATACAGGATGTTTCGTTGTGTTGTTAgatatggatataatgatattattgagGAAGCTGCTGAGTTTGAGGCTCAATTGATCGATCACCTAAGCGAATTCATCCGCCTAGAGCAATACTTCTTGGAAGCAGGAAATCCTGAAGCAGTTTCTGAGCCATTAACCAACCCACAGCATTCCACTTTGTTGGTTAATAATGAAGGGAGAGCAAAAGGATCAACTGTTCATATTGAGGAATCGCTTCAACAGGCTGCGGCTTCAACTTTGAGCTTTTCTTCGGGTTCAACTAAATCGTTTAACGCTGTCAATTCAGTGAATTCATCCAACAGGATCTCTGGTCCACCTCTCCAGGGAGCTGAAGCGGAGATGCAATATGTCCAGAGAGCAAAGGAGAACGGAGTAGTGTATCTTCTGGGAGGAACAGAAGTTACGGCTAAACAGAACTCATCTTTTATCAAAAGGATGGTTGTCAATTATCTTTACGATTTTATCAGGAAAAATTTCAGGGGAAATGAGAAAATGTTGGAAATTCCAAATAGCAGGCTTGTCAAAGTTGGAATGACTTATGAAATCTGACAGATTTTCTTCAAATCAACTACATTTTCTGTACATGGCTTGCTCCTTGAAAAATCTTGTGTAACTGTGATACAGTTTCCAGGTGCTGTAAATGATAATGCTTGATATTTTAATAGCGGAGAGCTTTACAATTTACATCACATCACAGTTGATCTCTCCAATTTGTCCATACACAGTGATTACAAGGTATCTAAATAACTTTCTGTAGGTAATGAACAATCACTTCATATTCTTCATATCGGAACAACTTCAATTTCTTGGTTGAATCAGAGGCCATTAGTGCTGAACTGATGGATACAGTTGATATTCAAGGTGTATCCTAAGGGTTGccctaagtttgaaaagaagTTGAAGTTGATCCGTACCTAGCTTagaacaaaatgatattaaGGGAAATAATGTTGACACTTCTATGTCAAGTGCTCTATTAGCTAAGAATATTAATGTTTCGATGAGGTTCATAAACTTTATTGCTTGTATTTCCTTTGTTCAACTAAACAAATCTACGGATATTTGGCACCGAAAGATAGGCCATTCTTAAGTTTTTGCATTGAACCACGTGTCTCATTTAGTTGATACAAAAGTTGATTCCACTGGAAAACTTGCTTTTCGCAATTTCTATGAATATGAAAACATCACCAGCTATCTATCATTTCCACAGTCACACAAACATTACAAGGCTCTCATTATTATACAAACTAAGGtgataatttatgattgaatatatgattatttatttcttttacaaaatcatttaattagatgctaaaattttagtttacatagataaatttataaaatttatttatatatataatattatttcgatataattaatatattttgatgtgTGAGAACTTTTCACTTTGTGCTTGTGTTGTGTGTATGCATGTGTGTCCTCTAAAAGTCAAAAGTGAGGTTAAAATGGCTTTTCAACAGTTTCATATTATGGCTGAAAAACAGTTTTAGACTTTGTTAGAAGTACCTGCAATCTGATTTTGGaggaaaatataaatgattacaaCCTTATTTAAAGCAGCATGAAATTCTATATGGATTCAGTCTTATTTAGGTTTTGTATTCAAATATATCTCAAcaatttaagagtaaaatattttactatacatatttttaacCTCTCCAAACGATATAAGATAAACATATATAGAGCTAGACTTGAGCCTTTGTGAAGGTAGGTGAAACCCaaccttcaattaaaaaaattttaaagatagtGAGTAAAGTCACCTTGGATTTAAACACATAATAGTATTTTCACTTCTTTTATCTCCTTGTAACCTACTTCCATTGATCATATGACAATGCCCATTTCTCACCTCAATAATTCTTCTCATCTCAATCATATACAACCCagtaaaagatttttttttcaaaaattaaaataaaaagatatattacccTTATAATCaaccaaaattgaatttatcaACCACATTTTGAACTGCCTACAGCTGCAATACACACACCCACACCCACACACCCCATATTTCTCCACACTTCCAAACTTCCACCTtatcaaaaatttcttcagTTTTTACAATTCAATTCAATCCTTTAACCTTAAGGTATATTAGTTtaccttttaaatatttttaatttagtattagtttatattttaaagatttttaattaatattgttttaatttttgtctaaGATTTTGATCTCTAgtctagtaaattattttgatagATTTGTTATTATTGTAAGTTGTAATGATtgataaatcaattaatttattttgaattttcagagatgaatgatatatgattttttttttcctaataaaTGATACGTGTAAAAATGTTGAAAGGTGATAGTTTGCAATTGTTTAATACTacaatatttgattaatatttatactatttatggattgaatcagaaaattctaatataatttgaattttatttcgaTTGGAATTATTAGCAGGTTAGTGTTAACATTCATTTATAAgaggccaaaaggcttattctcactcaaggtttagtttattctcaaattctcacttactaagtttttaaaacttaaatatttatatattggctattaatgttaatataatttattagtttaaaaagtataattgtcatttaaatgatatcataaaaaataaaatttcatctccTTTTCctctttaaattataaaaattaataatttttctctaggtctaagttttgaaaactttattttccCTCCCTAgcgtttggtttttttttttttctcttttttttagcAACCTTCTCTATCGACAACCAACTTTGGCTTTCCACTCATCTTCTTCTCCACCGCTCACTCCTCCCCCAGTTGATCTCCTTGAAGAATGGCTGCCAAATAATCCTTGAATCAGTTATTGACTAATCGATTCGACAATGCAATGGACAGATCAACAAATGTTTCAGATGAAGATAGACTTTCATGGCTTGGGAGTCAATGACGACAAATGATGAGAACCATTGTCAAATCGAAGCATGGATCAACAAAGCGCATGACCCATGCTTTGGTTCGATGATTCTTCGATCGCCATTCTTCAAGGAGATCACCGGGAAGGGAGAGAATGCTAGAGAAGATGGTGGGAAGCTGAAGGTAACTGATGACAAAGAAGGTCACCgaagaaggaaggaaaaaaactaaaccctaggtgaaaaaagtaaagttttcaaaacttaggcttatagaaaatttgttagtttttaaaatttaagagggataaggagatgatttttttttaatactaaatgttaaataacaattatgcccttcaaactaataaattttattaattttaatagttgataggtggatatttaagtttttgaaacttagagGTAGAGATTTAGGAATGGATTaaaccttgtgtgggaataAATTTTCTGGCctttataaaattctttgaCTACATGTTCTTAATTTTTGTGTCAAATATTCCATAATTTGCTATCAAGAAAGTTGCTGAGTAGGGATGGCAACGAGGAGGAGAGGGGAAGGGATCTCAATCCTTGTCCCTTGTCCTCGTAGGGGTTATTAATCCCCGTCTTTACCCCATCCTTGTTATgggaatgaaaatgatttttcatcttctctCCATGAAGAAAAATTTCCTTTCCGTccccatgaaaaaaaaaacccactcCCCGTACCcttaaagaaaaatcttttctttatactctctaaacacaatataaatatattacataaaattaaaatcaactaacgatttcaaatgtcacaaatataatatattaaccattttaatatgtgcaacaaaaacctaaataaatttgaaaaacataaataatctaaaactataaagatatgttagtattttaaataaatatattaatataaagggatagGGATGGGGACGGGGACGGAGAGAGGAACAGGAACGTGGGCTAGGCGGGAAGGGGAATATGTATCTATGTCTTCGATTGTggggatatttttcatttctgttCCCATCCCTTTACTCGTTTCTACTGGTGAATCTTCTCTCTATTAGGGTTGGAAGGGTTGGGGCCCCTAAAGTCAAACCGAAATTGTCATCTTTATTGTTAAGTAACTGGGagttaatcataaaattaagaGATTACCAATATTTCCATTAATCTAGTAATTTTTGTAGTCCACTACTTCACTCATGTCACAGTtgtgattaaactttaaatttgtgtaaaatattttatgtaaattatGGGTGTTGACTACTTATCTA harbors:
- the LOC123230292 gene encoding potassium transporter 5, with protein sequence MAESKPETIETLEVEKNLKGKKLSWAKLRRIESLHLEAGRISGTHDHRSKSDWRTTLILAFQSIGIVYGDIGTSPLYVYASTFTDGIKNNDDILGVLSLIIYTIVLLPLTKYVFIVLWANDNGDGGTFALYSLICRYAKVSLIPKDQPEDRQLSNYRLDTPSSQLKRAQKIKEKLETSTYAKTVLFLVTILGTSMVIGDGVLTPCISVLSAVSGIQSVGTDAVVGLSIAILVVLFSVQRFGTDKVGYSFAPIVFTWFCFISGIGLYNLITYDVGVLRAFNPKYIVDYFKRNGSHGWISLGGVVLAITGNEAMFADLGHFNVRAIQISFSGIVFPAILLAYIGQAAYLRKFPEDVADTFYKSCPHPIYWPMFVVAVCAAIIASQAMISGAFSIVTQSLSLSCFPRVKVVHTSTKYEGQVYIPEINYVLMIACVIVSAGFRTTDKIGNAYGIAVVTVMLITTLMVTLIMLVVWKISIWLIALFFAVYVVVEGVYLSSVLYKFKQGGYLPLAFALVLMIIMGIWHYVHRQIYVYELNNKVSSEYIRDLVSDPKVNRVPGMGLIYSELVQGIPPIFPHFLANIPSLHSVVVVISIKSFPVGKVALDERFLFRYVEPKEYRMFRCVVRYGYNDIIEEAAEFEAQLIDHLSEFIRLEQYFLEAGNPEAVSEPLTNPQHSTLLVNNEGRAKGSTVHIEESLQQAAASTLSFSSGSTKSFNAVNSVNSSNRISGPPLQGAEAEMQYVQRAKENGVVYLLGGTEVTAKQNSSFIKRMVVNYLYDFIRKNFRGNEKMLEIPNSRLVKVGMTYEI